One stretch of Halichoerus grypus chromosome 8, mHalGry1.hap1.1, whole genome shotgun sequence DNA includes these proteins:
- the OR6S1 gene encoding olfactory receptor 6S1: MALGENQSSGVTEFILAGFPNLNSTKAELFSVFLLVYLLTLTGNVLIVGVVGADTRLQTPMYFFLGNLSCLEILLTSVIIPKMLSNFLSRQHTISFAACITQFYFYFFLGASEFLLLAVMSVDRYPAICHPLHYPLLMKGTVCSRVVLACWMGGLFPVLGPTVAVALLPFCEQDAVVQHFFRDSGPLLRLACTDTKKLEKTDFVLASLVIVSSLMITAVSYGHMVLVVLRIPSVSGRQKAFSTCTSHLIVVTLFYGSAIFLYVRPSQSGFVDTNWAVTVVTTFVTPLLNPFIYALSNERIKEALKDMFRKVGAGFLGDLLLAKSFNRKTVK, translated from the coding sequence ATGGCTCTGGGCGAGAACCAGAGCAGTGGTGTGACTGAGTTCATCTTGGCAGGTTTCCCGAATCTCAACAGCACAAAAGCAGAactgttttctgtcttccttcttgtCTATCTGCTGACTCTAACAGGCAACGTGCTGATTGTTGGGGTGGTAGGAGCTGATACTCGCCTGCAGACTCCCATGTACTTCTTTCTGGGTAACCTGTCCTGCCTAGAGATCTTGCTCACTTCCGTCATCATTCCCAAGATGCTGAGCAATTTCCTCTCAAGGCAACACACTATTTCCTTTGCTGCCTGTATTACTCAATtctatttctacttctttcttgGGGCCTCTGAGTTCCTGCTGTTGGCTGTCATGTCTGTGGATCGCTACCCGGCCATCTGTCACCCTCTGCACTACCCCTTGCTCATGAAGGGCACTGTGTGCTCTCGGGTGGTCTTGGCCTGCTGGATGGGGGGACTTTTCCCTGTGCTTGGCCCCACAGTCGCTGTGGCCTTACTTCCTTTCTGTGAACAGGATGCTGTGGTACAGCACTTCTTCCGTGACAGTGGCCCACTGCTCCGCCTGGCATGCACCGACACCAAGAAGTTGGAGAAAACTGACTTTGTACTGGCCTCTCTTGTCATTGTATCCTCACTGATGATTACTGCTGTGTCCTATGGCCACATGGTTCTGGTTGTCCTGCGCATCCCCTCTGTTTCAGGCCGTCAGAAGGCCTTCTCTACCTGTACCTCCCACTTGATAGTGGTGACTCTCTTCTATGGAAGTGCCATTTTTCTCTATGTGCGACCATCACAGAGTGGCTTTGTGGATACTAACTGGGCAGTGACCGTGGTAACAACATTTGTGACACCACTGCTGAATCCATTCATTTATGCCTTAAGCAATGAGCGCATCAAGGAAGCTTTGAAAGATATGTTTAGGAAGGTGGGAGCAGGCTTTTTGGGGGATCTTCTACTTGCTAAGAGTTTCAATAGGAAGACAGTGAAGTGA